The following DNA comes from Eubalaena glacialis isolate mEubGla1 chromosome 1, mEubGla1.1.hap2.+ XY, whole genome shotgun sequence.
AACCTGAGTACTCATCTTTTTTCACACAGCACCACATACACCACATACAGTGCTTAGCTCATAGTAGGAACTCAGATACTGACCAATTCACTATTATTAGCTTTCAAATCATGACTTCAGGAGGAACATGGGAAGTGGGGAAGGATCCGCTCATGAAACCCTAATCTTGGCTTAGCTTCCCTAACTCAACACAACAGACTCTGTCTAAGCTTAATGAATAGTAGACCATAACAGACGTACATGTTCAGGGATCAAGACTGAATTTATGcaacatgcctttttttttttttttttgcaacatgCCTTTTTGTTGAAGTTTTCCTTTTACTGATTAAActgttgcacttttttttttggcctctaaACAATGGTTTCATTTGTGAATTCAAGTTCTTAATGGACTAAATTCGTTAAATGTTTTAACATTTACCATCTCttccaaaaagaggaaaagaaattggCTTTCAGTGTGGCAAAGcatattgtatatttaaatatttaaataggagAATGGGAGtaggaagaaatattttaatccatCCCAAGGGCATGGGATTCTTTCTCCACATTTCAACACTGTAAGAATTTAAGACAGACTCTAGACTTTCTACCACACGGAAGGTACTCAACACATTGATTACTGACATTGTTATCAATATTCTGCAGGTGATAATATGGCACCTAAAATCCCCTATGCCTTTACCTTTTTACCCTACAATACCTCTCCATCTATATAAACTTCATGTTGGCTGAGGGTCATGGCACATCTGCCCAGGGGAGACCTGGTTCATTGCTGATTCTCAATAAAAGGTGTATTGGCTTGTTCATTTCTtaggctcatttttaaaaagccaatataAACAACCTCCCCTTTGTTTCTGAATTTCAATTTGTTCCAAAAATTTTTAGAGTAGTAGCCAAGTCTAAGTTACTGTACATGTTCTTAACAAAATCTAAAGAAATATGTGGGAGTTAATCCATGTTAGAATTTTAAGGAGGAATTATCAGTAAACCAGGGGATATTTCACAGGATAGATAGAATTTGGGATAGGATGGAGGGGCACCAGTGCACGTAGAGGCATtattaaataattgtttaaaagatATTCTTAATATGACCTCTGAAACCCAAGGAATTAGAACACAGAAGATTACaaacttgtttttaaaactaCCCCTCCCTCTCTTAACTTTAGGATTATTATACTACTGCAAGACTACCACTGGCTACACTTGGTGGCGGTCCCAGTAATCAATATAGTAGGTCGGTATGTAGAGTGATTATAAATACTCTGCAGGTTAGGGAGCACAAAATAAATACACCCTAGGCTTTTTCATTCAACAGTGATTATTCAATCATCTCTTCTGTTTCTAAGTTCACGTAGCAGTTGTCCATCTTCTGATACTTACAACATCAACCTGCTTTAAAGAGAACTGTGTACATTTCTTATCTGTATTATTACTTTAGTTAGAATATTTGTATTCAATGCACCCCCGCGCCCACCtgcccccccccgacccccccgGCCCCCCCTCAACAGGGCAACAACGCGAAGGATAGCCCACTGCCAGGGCACTAGGCTTCCAATATGTTTTTGTTGAATCAGTTATTTGCAATGCATGAGCAGGACGGCATTCTTACACACTAgccttactttattatttttatacactgACTTACATGACGACAAATTCACTTTCAGCTTCCCCTTTCCAGAAGCTAGTCTCTTATCTCCCTAGAGCGGGTATTCCCTGGTTCCGGGAACTGTCTGAGTTGGAATCAAACACAGGCGTTCTCAAGCTTTGCAATATGAAATACTAATGAGGAAGGCGCTAAGCCTTAAGGGTTTCGTATCTCCCTGCGTTAAGCCACCGCTGAGAAGGGGGAATCAGGGAAGGACCACTGACCCAGCCGTTGGACCCTGTCCGCTTTCGCTCCTGCCACTTTGATCTTGCGCGTCTGCCTAATCAAGTTCATCTACTGCCGCGACTGCTCGGATTCAAAGAACAACATTAAATAGCTTGATTATCGGATGGtcatttccctcttccctccacccctgATCTAATTTCCAAACACCAGTCTCTCGCCTCCCTCTCTAAACTTCCCATCAAAAGAGAATTAGTTCTTCCTTCTTACCCTCGTTTGATGTGCAAATGTCTTTCTCTTTGCACATTTTTCtcgtgggggcgggggggaggggaagaagggggGAGGAATTGAACGAACTTAAAACCGAGGATCTCACCCCAAATCTGCAAACCGTGACTCTAAAGGGTTAATCAGCAACTTGCAAGGGCCACCTGGCCCTCTCGCTGAGACATTTTGGTAGAGACTTTGAATTACTGATCTGGTTGtatttaatactgaatattatTTGTGTGCACAACAAAAAATAGTACTGGcgtaaagaagaaaggagaaaagtagtTTTGCACAGAATATCACAATGCCTGACTGAAAAGTATTTCAGATCCCAATGCTCCTACCCCTACTGCAAGGCAAGGGCACCCGAGTTCCTCCCACTTCCCGCATTTATTAAAGTTGTCTCCTCTAATGCTCACTGATTACCATCACCCCGAAGGTGAGCTGGGCAGGGGAACGACTGCGCAAGGGAGGGGCGGGGTGAAGAGTGTCAAAGGCTCCCCTTCATGTACACAAACACACCCCCTTCCAGCCCCTCCCAACGCTTTGAAATCCCAACCCGGCTTTGTTGTCTCCCCCCGAGGGGCCGGAATGCTCACAGCCCACAGTATAAAGGCAGCCACGGTGGCGGTGGCGGAGCAGAGCCCCGCAGTCAGGACTCTGGGACCGGTGGAGGCTCTCGGAACCCTGACTCCGCAGCTGCGCCAGCACAGCTTCGTGGGGACCAGGCTTGCAAAGCGACattcctcctttctctttgtcTCCCTTGAGTCCTTCTGAGATGACGGCTCTGGGCACAGCGGGTGCTGCCCGGGTGTTGGTTACCCTAGTAGCTGCGGCTCTTTGCGGTCACCCTCTGTTCGGAGTCAGTGCCACCTTGAACTCGGTTCTTCTCAATTCCAACGCCATCAAGAACCTGCCCCCACCGCTGGGCGGCGCTGCCGGGCACCCAGGCTTCGCAGTCAGCGCTGCTCCGGGAATTCTGTTCGAGGGCGGCAACAAGTACCAGACCATTGACAACTACCAGGTGAGAAGGGTCTTGGGGACCTGGGGTCGCTGTGACCCTGAAGGGGTCTTACTGGGGGAGGAGGGCGTAGAACGTGCTGCGTGCAGTTCAAGGCGCATTTGGAAACTCTGCCTTTGGGAGCAGTGGGCGGCAGCAGCTTTTGGAGAGGTGGACAGAAAGGGACCGTGATGAGTCCAGGAGTGTAGTACCTGGCTGCCCAGGTGCCTCACCCTCTCCTGGCCCCCTTCCCGCAGCCGTACCCGTGCGCCGAGGACGAGGAGTGCAGCACCGATGAGTACTGCGCGAGTTCCACCCGCGGAGCGGGTGCAGGCGCGCAAATCTGCCTCTCCTGCAGGAAGCGCCGAAAACGCTGCATGCGTCACGCTATGTGCTGCCCTGGGAATTACTGCAAAAATGGTGAGTCAGGTAGCTTCCTTTCGGACTCAAACCGTCCCGCGCTTGGGCGCCTACAGTTGGGAGACAATGCTCTCCGCTTTGAGAACGCTGTGGCACCACCTGCAAATGGGAGTTCAGTGTGCGAGGTTCCCCTGAAATGTTATCAGGCTAGTGTTTAACCAGGGAGCAAAGAGAAGTACAGAGAGGTATTGGAGCTCCTTATCTCCCTTTGTGCCCCTCGATTACTTAACACGACGTCTTACCTCAGAGTGGACCCTTCCATAAAAATTTGTCTAGAGAGAGCCTTGATACCATTTGAGAAAGaagatggggagggaggtggaatATACAGAGACCAAGGAAAGCAGACTGGGCGTTTAGTtgccttttctatttttcttatggTGCCTCTCACTGCTCTGCCAGACTGCCTCTCCCTCAAGATCCTTGTTCAAACTGTTGTCAGTCAGAAGACAGAGTAATTTATCTGTGCTGGCCGTTCTTAAAGGAGATCTTGATGCCCTCACATCCTGGCTTCTCCATCCTTCTCTGCCTCTACCTCCTGCTACCTTAAAATAAGTACTCCTCCCCCCAACCACAGATCCACAAAAGTTTAATGTCTCAAAGAGGTGGATTCAGCCAAAGAAGTCTCCAGAAATAAACTTAAGGGTGGCGATCCTCCTTAGGACCCAGTAATACTCTGGGTGAACTAACTAAATCTCTGTAATATAGAAATTATACAGTAAAGTAACTGGTGGTAAAGAGTGTAATCTTCCAGGCAGCAGGCATTGCATTTGCTTAACTTAGTCTGGCAGTACCTATATAGCACCAAGGGCagagaagttatttttaaaaacaattttttaagtgactgattttatttttcttaccccAAGGGTGCTATTAAAATGGGCAGAAATTTCACTGCCACTACCGCAGTTGGTGGGAAAGTATTTTATGGCTAGATTGGGGATGTTACATGTGAGTGCACAGCGTACAGACTGATGCTTCTGTCCATCTGGGGAGTTTTACTTTAACACTTGGAAGGAAGTTTGGCTCGTGTTTAAATTAACGTCACTACAGTGAGGTATCTCAAATTGGTGCAGGCATAACAGACTGCCACTGTCACAGCGATTAGCAGTAACAAATTACAGCTCAGGAGTTAATCACTATCTCCTGTTTCCTTAGG
Coding sequences within:
- the DKK1 gene encoding dickkopf-related protein 1; this translates as MTALGTAGAARVLVTLVAAALCGHPLFGVSATLNSVLLNSNAIKNLPPPLGGAAGHPGFAVSAAPGILFEGGNKYQTIDNYQPYPCAEDEECSTDEYCASSTRGAGAGAQICLSCRKRRKRCMRHAMCCPGNYCKNGICMPSDHNHFNRGEIEETIIESFGNDHSTLDGYSRRTTLSSKMYHTKGQEGSVCLRSSDCATGLCCARHFWSKICKPVLKEGQVCTKHRRKGSHGLEIFQRCYCGEGLSCRIQKDHHQASNSSRLHTCQRH